The Macaca fascicularis isolate 582-1 chromosome 12, T2T-MFA8v1.1 genome has a segment encoding these proteins:
- the GPR55 gene encoding G-protein coupled receptor 55 — protein MSQPNTSGDCLFDGVNELMKALQFAVHIPTFVLGLILNLLAIHGFSTFLKNRWPDYAATSIYMINLAVFDLLLVLSLPFKMSLSQVQSPYPSLCTLVECLYFVSMYGSVFTICFISMDRFLAIRYPLLVNHLRSPRKIFGICCTIWVLVWTGSIPIYSFHGKVEKYMCFHNMSDDTWSAKVFFPLEVFGFLLPMGIMGFCSSRSIHILLGRRDHTQDWVQQRACIYSIAVSLAVFVVSFLPVHLGFFLQFLVRNGFIVECRAKQSISFFLQLSMCFSNVNCCLDVFCYYFVIKEFRMNIRAHRPSRVQLVLQDTTISRG, from the coding sequence ATGAGTCAGCCAAACACCAGTGGTGACTGCCTGTTTGATGGCGTCAATGAGCTGATGAAAGCCCTGCAGTTCGCAGTCCACATCCCCACCTTCGTCCTGGGCCTGATCCTCAACCTGCTGGCCATCCATGGCTTCAGCACCTTCCTGAAGAACAGGTGGCCCGATTACGCTGCCACCTCCATCTACATGATCAACCTGGCGGTCTTTGACCTGCTGCTGGTGCTCTCCCTCCCATTCAAGATGTCCTTGTCCCAGGTACAGTCCCCCTACCCATCCCTGTGCACCCTGGTGGAGTGCCTTTACTTCGTCAGCATGTACGGAAGCGTCTTCACCATCTGCTTCATCAGCATGGACCGGTTCTTGGCCATCCGGTACCCACTCCTGGTCAACCACCTCCGGTCCCCCAGGAAGATCTTTGGGATCTGCTGCACCATCTGGGTCCTGGTGTGGACTGGGAGCATCCCTATCTATAGTTTCCATGGGAAAGTGGAAAAATACATGTGCTTCCACAACATGTCTGACGATACCTGGAGTGCCAAGGTCTTCTTCCCGCTGGAGGTGTTTGGCTTCCTCCTTCCCATGGGCATCATGGGCTTCTGCTCCTCCAGGAGCATCCACATCCTGCTGGGCCGCCGAGACCACACCCAGGACTGGGTGCAGCAGAGAGCCTGCATCTACAGCATCGCAGTCAGCCTGGCTGTCTTCGTGGTCTCCTTCCTCCCAGTCCACCTGGGGTTCTTCCTGCAGTTCCTGGTGAGAAATGGCTTTATCGTAGAGTGCAGAGCCAAGCAGAGCATCAGCTTCTTCTTGCAATTGTCCATGTGTTTCTCCAACGTCAACTGCTGCCTGGATGTTTTCTGCTACTACTTTGTCATCAAAGAATTCCGCATGAACATCAGGGCCCACCGGCCTTCCAGGGTCCAGCTGGTCCTGCAGGACACCACGATCTCTCGGGGCTAA